The nucleotide sequence aagaatttaaaatatttataaaatttagtaaaatatttatatttataaaatatttattttattattaatattattaatttattattaatattaatatttcattttacaatattacatatttattatattatataataaataactatataatataataaatacacaattattatattataatatatattttatatattatatttattataattatatattatatatttaatacacattataatatatattataattatttataatataataaattcattattatgcgtttttctaaaatataatttcattttttcttaaaaataatattatatagaatatatattaaaaaattagcatCTGAAAGAACATTTAGATCTAATTAGATTTCGTAGATCCAATAATCTTAaagataaaagtatatatatatatacattatcgcatgtaaaggaaaatatttcttttatttttgtatcaatttaaatattaacttttcagttctatattacattttataatacttataatatttatgataggcaattataatacaatatataatatattatatttagaataaatttaattttgttattaaattatttatgttatgttgacaatgaattttgtaaataaattaatgtagaaaatgatatattctatattataatcaacttAGATTTCCctagattttaattatgtagTTTTGATTACTTTCAATATGGATTATGATTCAGTAATTCTTTAAACCATATgtacgtttatatatatttatatatttattatatatatatatatttttgataatttttcaatgatttttaattgacaTAATATTGTTACAGAACgtgatttatttacatattctaACATTATACGTATTCAAGAAATatacgtaaatataaaatataattagtaattatatttttatttttagctttgatttgtaattgtttcattgacatgtttttaaatacaattcgctattgtttaaaaaatataaaagcacgtaagaattaaatcttaattgtaTAACGTATTAATGTGTTCCATAAAAAACtgatttttaacttaattatctataataaaataagaaaataataaaaaatgtcatacaaaaaatattaaaatatgtataattttttcagaaacacaatatatttataaaatgaattattctaatattaaaaattttgataaatataaaactttaacaATATCTGTACCaaaagaatttgtttttatgaTACAGTTAAATAGATCTGAAAAACTTAATGCATTAAATGATGTTATGTGGAAGTATgtatttgcattaaattttaatttatattatatttgaaatttttattaaatttttaatttaataattatacagagaatttaaaatttgctttAATGAATTAGCTACAGAATCAGAATGTAGAGTAATAATTCTATCAGGTGTTGGCAAAGCATTTTGTGCaggtatatcatattttattttataaatattatatataataaaaaagaattaaatattataaaatttcataggtATTGATgtggaaaatttaatggaatttgGTCAAGATTTAACAAAACATAAAGATATTGCACGAAAATGTaagattttacaattaaaaataaaagaatttcaagagAGTTTTGATGCAATGGAAAAGgttgtatacaattttttttaaatataaaactatttactatattatttaaattattatttaaattaagatttaattattttatatatttattattattttaatttttttttcaaaattactttttagtGTCCAAAACCAGTAATTGCAGCTGTACATGGTGCATGTATTGGAGCTGGTGTAGATATGATATCTGCAGCAGATATACGTTATTGTTCCTCAGATGCAtggtttcaaataaaagaagtTGATTTTGGAATGGCTGCTGATGTTGGTACATTGCAaagattttccaaaattataggTTCTGATAGTTTAATAAGAGAACTTGTATATACTGCAAGAAAATTTTCAGCTGTTGAAGCTGCACAACAAGGTTTTGTGAGTTGTTTATTTGA is from Apis mellifera strain DH4 linkage group LG2, Amel_HAv3.1, whole genome shotgun sequence and encodes:
- the LOC100578624 gene encoding delta(3,5)-Delta(2,4)-dienoyl-CoA isomerase, mitochondrial isoform X1, with protein sequence MFLNTIRYCLKNIKAQTQYIYKMNYSNIKNFDKYKTLTISVPKEFVFMIQLNRSEKLNALNDVMWKEFKICFNELATESECRVIILSGVGKAFCAGIDVENLMEFGQDLTKHKDIARKCKILQLKIKEFQESFDAMEKCPKPVIAAVHGACIGAGVDMISAADIRYCSSDAWFQIKEVDFGMAADVGTLQRFSKIIGSDSLIRELVYTARKFSAVEAAQQGFVSCLFDNQESLLNGSIKLAEKIASKSPVAIQGSKLSLIYSRDHTVQEGLDHIAMYNQTMLLSEDFINAAMSQATKSDPPIFSKL
- the LOC100578624 gene encoding delta(3,5)-Delta(2,4)-dienoyl-CoA isomerase, mitochondrial isoform X2, yielding MMLCGTTESECRVIILSGVGKAFCAGIDVENLMEFGQDLTKHKDIARKCKILQLKIKEFQESFDAMEKCPKPVIAAVHGACIGAGVDMISAADIRYCSSDAWFQIKEVDFGMAADVGTLQRFSKIIGSDSLIRELVYTARKFSAVEAAQQGFVSCLFDNQESLLNGSIKLAEKIASKSPVAIQGSKLSLIYSRDHTVQEGLDHIAMYNQTMLLSEDFINAAMSQATKSDPPIFSKL